The following is a genomic window from Spirochaetaceae bacterium.
TACGACGCAAAAACTTATTCAGGCCGGTATACTTTTAGATGTATTGGTGCGTAACCACATCTTATTAAATAATAAAGATGGGAGCGCTAGCTTGGTAGAGCAAGGATTAATGTATGATATGACCATTAAGGCGGTGCTAAAGGACGGCGGTGAAGAGATGATGGCCAAAATAATAAAAGACCAAAAACATACCATAACCTTAACTAGTAAAGAAAATGTTAAATTAAAACAAAGTGTAAATGAGCAAGACTATATGCTTAATAAAGCCGTAGAAGAGCTTGAAAATAGAAATAAGGTTATTAGCTTAAAAGATGAAAGAATTTCTCAACTTGAAGAACAGTTGGCTAAACTTAAAAAAGATTAACCTATCTTGCCCAATCACCTTTCTTTATGCTATCCTAACCCATTATGAGCCTACAACAAGAGATAGCCCGCCGCCTTACCTTTGCCATTATTAGCCACCCCGATGCCGGTAAAACCACCATCACCGAAAAGCTTTTGCTATTTGGCGGGGCAATACAGGCCGCCGGAGCAGTAAAAAGCCGCAAAAACAGCAAAGCCACCGTGAGCGATTTTATGCAAATGGAGGTAGAACGTGGTATATCTATTAGCAGCAGTGTAATGGGTTTTGATTATAAAGACCGCAAAATTAACCTATTGGACACACCGGGCCACGAAGATTTTAGCGAAGATACGTATCGTACTTTAACGGCGGTAGACAGCGCTTTAATGGTGATAGACAGCGTTAAAGGGGTGGAAGAGCGTACTCGTAAGCTGTGCGAAATTTGCCGCATGCGCCACACGCCCATTATTACCTTTTTTAATAAGCTGGATAGAGAGGGTAAAGAGCCGCTTTTGGTGCTGGACGAAGTAGAGCGTGAACTGAATATTTATGTAACCCCCCTTAGCTGGCCGATTGGGCAAGGTCAAAATTTTAAGGGTGTTTATAGTCTAACCGAAAAACGGGTGATTTTATTTGATGCCCACGGCACACAAGAAGAAAGTGAAAGCATAGAGATTAACAATTTAAATGATAAAAAACTTGACGAGTTGGTGGGTGAAAATTTAGCGACTAAATTACGTGAAGATGTAGCAATGGTCGAAGGTGTTTATCCTCCCTTCAATTTGCAAGATTATTTAGATGGTTTAGTTACGCCGGTTTTTTTTGGCAGCGCTTTAAATAACTTTGGTGTGCGTGAGCTGCTGGATAGTTTTGCGCAACTAGCGCCGCCGCCGCAGGCGCATGAGGCTGAAGAGCGTTTAGTGCAAGCTGCCGAAGAGGCGATGAGTGGGTTTATCTTCAAAATTCATGCCAACCTCGACCCCAAACACCGCGACCGTATCGCTTTTATGCGTATTTGTAGCGGCGTTTTTGAGAAAAATAAACAATATTTGCACCCGCGTAGCGGAAAAAATTACCGCACCAATGTGCCCACCGCTTTTATGGCGCAAAGCCGCGATATTATTGATAAAGCTTATCCCGGCGATATTATCGGCCTGCACGACAGCGGCCTTTTTAAAATCGGCGATAGCCTAACGGAGGGTGAAAAGCTAACTTTTAAAGGTATACCGGCCTTTGCCCCGCAAATGTTTCGTAAAATTTTAAACAAAGACCCGCTTAAAAGTAAGCAGTTTAATCGCGGCTTAGATGAGTTAAGTGAAGAGGGGGTTATCCAAGTTTTTACCCGTTACACTACCAAAGAGCGGCTTATCGGTGCCGTTGGCGCTTTACAGTTGGAGGTTACGCAATATAGATTATTACACGAATATGGGGCTAACGCCATCTTTGAAGCGGCCGATTTTAACATGGCCTGCTGGGTAAAGGCCGATAAAAAAGACGATTGGGATAAATTTATGGCGGTTTATGAGAACAAACTTGCTTTAGATGTGAAAGGTAATTACATATTTTTAGCCAGCAGTGAATGGACTTTACGGCGTACGATGGAAGAGAATAAAGAGGTAAGTTTTAGCTTTAGTAGTGAGGGGTAGGAGTAAAACTGCGTTAATTTTTTTGATAATTATTCTCAAAGCTGCTTACATATACCATTTTTTCGGCCGTTATACCAAAAGGAACACCGGCGCTAGCCCAAAAGCAGATAGATAACCTATCCAGCTCTTCTTTAATGTCGGCTTCCATTATCCAAGTGGCATTAATTAAATTTATTTTTAAGTAGTCGGTGGTTTTTTCAAGTTCTTTGAAAGGATTATTAAAAGATTTTTCTGTGTAACTATTTAAAGTTTCTAAAAGTTTGTTGTTTTCAACGATATAATTACCGTCTTTAATAATAAAACCTACCTCACCGGTATTCCCTTCTAGCCACAAATTAGTTACCTTAATAAAATCAACAATTAAAATATATTCTTGACAGGTAGTATATTTTTCTAATTTAATTGTTTTACCAAAATTTGGTATAGTCATTACTATTTGGAGTTTTTGTTCTTTTTTAAACCAAATGGCCTTAAACGGGGCACCATCATGAAAGGTTTTTTCAACCTGCTCTATTTCGGTTGGTGTATAGTTAGCATATAAACTTACTACTTCTAAATTTTCTATTCGGTTCATTTTTATTCCTTATTAATTAAACTCCGTCATAAATTTGCGGTTTTTGTAAGGCACTAGGCCGGCTTGTAGTTTATGGTTAATGCG
Proteins encoded in this region:
- a CDS encoding peptide chain release factor 3, which produces MSLQQEIARRLTFAIISHPDAGKTTITEKLLLFGGAIQAAGAVKSRKNSKATVSDFMQMEVERGISISSSVMGFDYKDRKINLLDTPGHEDFSEDTYRTLTAVDSALMVIDSVKGVEERTRKLCEICRMRHTPIITFFNKLDREGKEPLLVLDEVERELNIYVTPLSWPIGQGQNFKGVYSLTEKRVILFDAHGTQEESESIEINNLNDKKLDELVGENLATKLREDVAMVEGVYPPFNLQDYLDGLVTPVFFGSALNNFGVRELLDSFAQLAPPPQAHEAEERLVQAAEEAMSGFIFKIHANLDPKHRDRIAFMRICSGVFEKNKQYLHPRSGKNYRTNVPTAFMAQSRDIIDKAYPGDIIGLHDSGLFKIGDSLTEGEKLTFKGIPAFAPQMFRKILNKDPLKSKQFNRGLDELSEEGVIQVFTRYTTKERLIGAVGALQLEVTQYRLLHEYGANAIFEAADFNMACWVKADKKDDWDKFMAVYENKLALDVKGNYIFLASSEWTLRRTMEENKEVSFSFSSEG